One genomic region from Halococcus qingdaonensis encodes:
- a CDS encoding NAD-dependent epimerase/dehydratase family protein, translated as MTRIAITGAAGNVGRTLLKGFDDHDVTPLVHGDENDIDGIVCDVTDREAFTEALAGQDVLVHLAGNASAYADWDDVREVNIDGVYNAYEAAIDNGLDRVVYASSNHAVNMDDVVDPSEPETMRPDAPPVFSDTDARPDSYYGITKVAGEAIGNYYAARHDIEVVHARIGWLMDREELVDTQENPDHEYPEAYARFARAMWLSHRDCRNFLERAATADLAESPVAAHGVSRNDERSLSLTETQRALGYRPRDNAGEALEN; from the coding sequence ATGACACGGATCGCCATCACCGGTGCGGCGGGCAACGTCGGACGAACTCTGTTGAAGGGCTTCGACGACCACGACGTGACGCCGCTCGTCCACGGCGACGAGAACGACATCGACGGGATCGTCTGCGACGTGACCGATCGCGAGGCGTTCACCGAGGCGCTCGCCGGCCAGGACGTGCTCGTCCATCTCGCGGGCAACGCCTCGGCGTACGCCGACTGGGACGACGTGCGCGAGGTCAACATCGACGGCGTCTACAACGCCTACGAGGCTGCCATCGACAACGGACTCGACCGTGTGGTCTACGCGAGTTCGAACCACGCGGTCAACATGGACGACGTCGTCGATCCGAGCGAACCCGAGACGATGCGGCCGGACGCGCCGCCGGTCTTTTCCGACACCGACGCACGGCCCGATTCCTACTACGGGATCACGAAAGTCGCCGGCGAGGCCATCGGCAACTACTACGCCGCCCGCCACGACATCGAGGTGGTCCACGCGCGCATCGGCTGGCTGATGGATCGCGAGGAACTCGTGGATACTCAGGAGAACCCCGATCACGAGTATCCCGAGGCGTACGCCCGCTTCGCGCGCGCGATGTGGCTCAGCCATCGGGACTGTCGCAACTTCTTGGAACGGGCAGCCACGGCCGATCTCGCCGAGAGTCCGGTCGCTGCCCACGGTGTCTCCCGAAACGACGAGCGCTCTCTCTCGCTGACCGAAACCCAGCGCGCGCTCGGCTACCGACCGCGGGACAACGCTGGCGAGGCGCTCGAAAACTGA
- a CDS encoding cyclodeaminase/cyclohydrolase family protein, protein MAFAEQTIAEFLDDVAARAVTPSGGAVAAVGGACGAALCEMVCIHTIEKDDGDVESELSTVRTELETRRERLLELADEDSAAVDELQAAFAASTDEERAELIDERSRRAADVPLDIAEACLDVLDHSKIVTAKGNQNALADAGTGAFLAHAALKAAVFTVRSNLGLIEDPTVVAAIEERVAEIDERGDEALTQVRSNIEKSA, encoded by the coding sequence ATGGCCTTCGCCGAGCAAACGATCGCCGAATTCCTCGACGACGTCGCAGCACGCGCAGTCACGCCGAGCGGCGGTGCGGTCGCTGCCGTCGGCGGTGCGTGCGGCGCAGCGCTCTGCGAGATGGTGTGTATCCATACGATCGAGAAAGACGACGGCGACGTGGAGTCAGAGCTCTCGACCGTCCGTACTGAACTCGAAACGCGCCGGGAACGCCTGCTGGAGCTCGCGGACGAGGACTCGGCCGCCGTCGACGAGCTGCAGGCCGCGTTCGCAGCCTCGACCGACGAGGAGCGCGCCGAATTGATCGACGAGCGATCGCGCCGCGCTGCCGACGTACCGCTCGACATCGCCGAGGCCTGTCTCGACGTGCTCGATCATTCCAAAATTGTGACGGCGAAAGGAAATCAAAATGCGCTGGCCGACGCCGGAACCGGCGCGTTTCTCGCTCACGCGGCGCTGAAAGCGGCAGTGTTCACCGTCCGATCCAATCTCGGACTGATCGAAGATCCGACCGTCGTCGCAGCGATCGAGGAGCGTGTGGCCGAGATCGACGAACGGGGCGACGAAGCGCTGACACAGGTGCGATCGAACATCGAGAAATCGGCCTGA
- a CDS encoding cupin domain-containing protein, whose protein sequence is MTASEPMTEPECVCLDELEGAPHAVVFDRDTPRTIRLTLGSEQQLPGHRHPGTNVVCHLVAGELDLTLDGESHRLAAGDLLRFSGDREISPTAIEDSVAVLVFAPQKD, encoded by the coding sequence ATGACGGCATCCGAACCCATGACCGAACCCGAATGCGTATGCCTCGATGAACTGGAGGGAGCGCCACACGCGGTCGTCTTCGACCGCGACACGCCGCGAACTATCCGCCTCACGCTCGGATCCGAGCAGCAACTACCTGGCCACCGCCATCCTGGAACCAACGTCGTCTGCCATCTCGTCGCGGGCGAGCTCGATCTCACCCTCGACGGCGAATCACATCGCCTCGCCGCGGGCGACCTGCTCCGGTTCAGCGGCGATCGCGAGATCTCACCGACGGCTATCGAGGATAGCGTCGCCGTACTCGTGTTCGCCCCACAGAAGGACTAG
- a CDS encoding GNAT family N-acetyltransferase — protein MADRSGDAGVACDGWDYSGCEGTKYCPPRCPRFVDGDGTALLVRPYEPDYRDALVQMYEAIDADSRTLGLPPESREGIEDWLDHLTSNGWNLVALAGDDVIGHIAAAPLDDEEPHIVVFVHHAYQNRGLGIELIRQLIAHADDRDHGALVLTVAAENERARTVYDNIGFDVSDRLATEITMRLAIEEPIAKQVRLPPAERP, from the coding sequence ATGGCCGATCGCTCCGGGGATGCAGGCGTCGCCTGCGACGGGTGGGACTACTCCGGCTGTGAGGGGACGAAATACTGCCCGCCACGCTGCCCACGGTTCGTCGACGGCGACGGGACGGCACTGCTGGTCAGACCGTACGAGCCGGACTACCGGGACGCGCTGGTGCAGATGTACGAGGCGATCGATGCGGACAGCAGAACGCTCGGGCTGCCACCGGAGTCGCGTGAAGGGATCGAGGACTGGCTCGATCACCTCACGTCAAACGGATGGAACCTCGTTGCGCTCGCCGGCGACGACGTGATCGGCCATATCGCGGCCGCCCCACTGGACGACGAGGAGCCACATATCGTCGTGTTCGTCCACCACGCCTACCAGAATCGGGGCCTCGGTATCGAGTTGATCAGACAGCTCATCGCCCACGCCGACGACAGGGATCACGGTGCGCTCGTACTGACCGTCGCCGCGGAGAACGAGCGTGCCAGAACCGTCTACGACAACATCGGCTTCGACGTGAGCGATCGGCTGGCAACCGAGATCACGATGCGACTCGCGATCGAGGAGCCGATCGCGAAACAGGTACGACTCCCGCCAGCGGAGCGGCCGTGA
- a CDS encoding glutamyl-tRNA reductase encodes MNGPMTKNTENDSRDRRRRVSQRSSRHDPSRERTIEQLHVHADRIERRELRTALTKLEQHGTLTDTQQAIVADMADALVDELLASPTQSLRNTSSADHSDVRTALECSIRTRYRTSDRAETTSGVETTA; translated from the coding sequence ATGAATGGACCGATGACCAAGAACACCGAAAACGATAGCCGTGATCGTCGGCGTCGCGTTTCACAGCGATCGAGCCGTCACGATCCGTCACGAGAGCGCACCATCGAGCAGCTGCACGTCCATGCAGATCGGATCGAACGGCGGGAGCTCCGGACTGCCCTCACGAAGCTGGAACAGCACGGAACCCTCACCGATACCCAACAGGCCATCGTCGCCGACATGGCGGATGCACTCGTCGACGAGCTGCTGGCTTCGCCGACACAGTCGCTTCGAAACACGTCGTCGGCAGACCACTCCGATGTGCGGACGGCGCTGGAGTGTTCGATCCGAACACGCTATCGGACGAGTGACCGTGCCGAGACGACCTCTGGCGTCGAGACCACAGCGTAG
- a CDS encoding CGCGG family putative rSAM-modified RiPP protein, which translates to MASVSHNDAEPITDRLHDNSWSANLEKPRHADDRALVVEQALDAIEHTVPGNHVNLVTHGDHGHPQEYLFDALADEYGDEIEWSYVEQCGCGGHVTRVHV; encoded by the coding sequence ATGGCGAGCGTATCCCACAACGATGCCGAACCGATCACCGACCGTCTGCACGACAACTCCTGGTCGGCGAACCTCGAAAAACCGCGTCACGCCGACGACAGGGCACTGGTCGTCGAGCAGGCGCTCGACGCGATCGAACACACGGTCCCGGGCAACCACGTCAACCTCGTTACGCACGGCGATCACGGCCATCCGCAGGAGTACCTCTTCGACGCGCTCGCCGACGAATACGGTGACGAGATCGAGTGGAGCTACGTCGAACAGTGTGGCTGTGGCGGCCACGTCACCCGCGTCCACGTCTGA
- a CDS encoding DUF2249 domain-containing protein: MNIFGELFVNIRAVDSLMPAVDEYVTDTEAPTNWARETMDARDLPPPQPLQNTLERLVEMDDETVLVQVNDRAPQHLYPRLTDRGYEYETIEVAPGVVTVIWMADL; this comes from the coding sequence GTGAACATCTTCGGGGAACTGTTCGTGAACATCCGAGCCGTCGATTCACTCATGCCCGCCGTGGACGAGTACGTGACCGATACCGAAGCGCCGACGAACTGGGCGAGGGAGACGATGGACGCCCGCGACCTCCCGCCGCCACAGCCGCTCCAGAACACCCTCGAACGACTCGTCGAAATGGACGACGAAACCGTGTTGGTGCAGGTGAACGACCGCGCTCCACAGCATCTGTATCCGAGACTCACCGATCGTGGCTACGAGTACGAGACGATCGAGGTGGCCCCCGGTGTCGTCACCGTCATCTGGATGGCGGATCTCTGA
- a CDS encoding DUF2249 domain-containing protein produces MSDRLDLRDIPAPKRHPKVHDAFGNLESGEALTLVNDHDPKPLFYEMQAEISDFDAEGYDVEERGENEFVATLPKK; encoded by the coding sequence ATGTCCGACCGACTCGATCTCCGTGATATCCCAGCCCCGAAACGTCACCCGAAAGTCCACGACGCGTTCGGCAACCTGGAGAGCGGCGAGGCGCTGACGCTGGTCAACGATCACGATCCGAAACCACTGTTCTACGAGATGCAGGCCGAAATTTCCGACTTCGACGCCGAGGGCTACGATGTCGAGGAACGTGGCGAAAACGAGTTCGTCGCGACGCTGCCGAAGAAGTAG
- a CDS encoding DUF2249 domain-containing protein — MPTGPTADGTRELDVRTIDGEPFGEIMASLDELDGGETLVLVNSFEPEPLYAVLARQGYAHETERAGEDEWRVSITKA, encoded by the coding sequence ATGCCAACCGGACCGACGGCGGACGGCACGCGCGAACTCGATGTCCGAACGATCGACGGCGAGCCGTTCGGCGAGATCATGGCGTCGCTCGACGAACTCGACGGCGGCGAGACGCTCGTGCTCGTCAACAGTTTCGAGCCAGAGCCGCTCTACGCCGTTCTCGCACGGCAGGGCTACGCCCACGAGACCGAACGTGCCGGCGAGGACGAGTGGCGCGTGTCGATCACGAAAGCCTGA
- a CDS encoding helix-turn-helix domain-containing protein, which produces MPRANLTLTIPEHVWIGEISRTHPAATVRILAALAGDDAGVGLAEITSENLSSILADIEASDAVVELDILRQQSDEALIQFETTTPLLLFPIQDSGVPLEMPFTIEEGEAIWEVTAPQRRLSELGTQFEQFGIPFTVNEIHRRIEPTQLLTDTQLELVRAAIEQGYYDTPRRCSLTDLAAESDLAKSTCSETLHRAEEKIIKQFVENLPDSTPAERP; this is translated from the coding sequence ATGCCACGAGCCAATCTCACGCTCACGATCCCCGAACACGTCTGGATCGGGGAGATATCACGCACACATCCGGCGGCGACCGTTCGCATCCTCGCAGCGCTCGCCGGCGACGACGCCGGCGTCGGCCTCGCCGAGATCACGAGCGAGAACCTCTCCTCGATCCTCGCCGATATTGAGGCGAGCGACGCCGTCGTCGAACTCGACATCCTCCGCCAGCAGAGCGACGAGGCACTGATCCAGTTCGAGACGACGACGCCGCTGTTGCTGTTCCCGATCCAGGATTCGGGCGTCCCACTCGAAATGCCGTTTACCATCGAGGAGGGTGAAGCCATCTGGGAGGTCACCGCACCGCAGCGACGGCTCTCGGAGCTCGGCACGCAGTTCGAACAGTTCGGGATCCCGTTCACCGTCAACGAGATCCATCGTCGTATCGAGCCGACACAGCTCCTCACCGACACGCAGCTCGAACTCGTCCGTGCGGCCATCGAGCAGGGTTACTACGACACGCCGCGACGCTGCTCGCTGACCGATCTCGCTGCGGAGTCCGATCTGGCGAAATCGACGTGCAGCGAAACGCTCCACCGCGCCGAGGAGAAGATCATCAAACAGTTCGTCGAGAACCTCCCCGATTCGACGCCGGCGGAGCGACCATGA
- a CDS encoding winged helix-turn-helix domain-containing protein: MARDPFAADHPQLQVVLDALDDPECRTIIKQMEEPMTAKELSKDCDVPLSTTYRKLERLTDASLIEEQTEVRASGRHTARYALDFEAIHIDLEEDRSLELTIEQPEQTPEKQLSELWAEVRKR; the protein is encoded by the coding sequence ATGGCGCGTGATCCGTTCGCTGCCGACCATCCACAGTTACAGGTCGTCCTCGATGCGCTTGACGACCCCGAATGCCGCACCATCATCAAGCAGATGGAGGAGCCGATGACCGCCAAGGAGCTCTCGAAGGACTGTGACGTGCCGCTCTCGACGACCTACCGGAAGCTCGAACGACTCACAGACGCCTCGTTGATCGAGGAGCAAACCGAAGTCAGAGCCAGCGGTCGACACACAGCACGGTACGCACTCGATTTCGAGGCGATACATATCGATCTCGAAGAGGACCGATCGCTGGAGCTGACGATCGAGCAGCCCGAACAGACGCCGGAGAAACAGCTCTCGGAGCTCTGGGCGGAGGTACGAAAGAGATGA
- a CDS encoding DUF7521 family protein, with amino-acid sequence MSALVATAVTVLKVLSLSLGGLITYFAYKAYRRTESPALRALTIGFAVITLGAFVAGIVDQIVPVDQSHALLVESAFTAGGFAIILYSLYVD; translated from the coding sequence ATGAGCGCACTCGTCGCGACCGCAGTGACCGTTCTCAAGGTGTTGAGTCTCTCGCTCGGCGGGCTGATAACGTACTTCGCGTACAAGGCCTACCGGCGAACCGAATCACCCGCCCTTCGCGCACTCACGATCGGCTTCGCCGTGATCACGCTCGGCGCGTTCGTGGCCGGGATCGTCGATCAGATCGTACCGGTCGACCAGAGCCACGCACTTCTCGTCGAGAGCGCGTTCACCGCGGGCGGGTTCGCGATCATCCTGTATTCGCTCTACGTCGACTGA
- a CDS encoding nitric-oxide reductase large subunit, translated as MDVTRKTLAKILVVVFVANLVVMGAGALYSYQNAPPIPQEVVGPDGQTIATDERIQAGKATFQSNGLMNHGSILGNGAYFGVDFTADALDLKTQYMQEYYANERRGQSYRSLPDAQQAAIDSRVTNELDTDYDGGPVEYSAAELFAHRQIREEYVDRYANGARERGVPAGMIENPEDARRFADFALWTAWVSHTDRPGADYSYTNNWPYNPVAGNVPAGPTVVWSAVAMVLLIAGAGIGVWLYHSIELAEPEIGGIEIPDPREVDLLPSQRAATRYIPIAALLFVVQVLFGALLAHYYVERDGFFGLGDLLGIDILQWLPFAISKTYHLDLAILWVATLWIGAGLFLPGLLTGHEPDHQRTLVNVLLGALVVVVVGGFVGVWLGFKGVIGTDNPLWWILGNEGLEYVEVGRLWQFGLLLGFVLWTILLYRGFKPILERESRYGLAHMIIYAGGSIGLLFVAGVLYTPQTNMVMTEFWRWWVVHMWVEGSFEFFIVAVIGITLVSMGLLKKRSAEKAVMLQALFVMGSGVIGASHHYWWVGLPDVWIPFGSIFSTLELIPLILILFEALGQYRALATSDDSFAYRLPFMFIIASGAWNFLGAGVLGFFINLPMINYYEHGTYMTVAHAHAAMFGAFGFLALGMAVYMLRLTVDPDRWNERRLRWAFWLWNAGLAIMVLISLLPIGFLQLETAFTQGYDAARSLAFYNGDLVQLLFWARFPGDTLLILGTVVFAYDVIRKRFVLRETSTPDETPGGTIPDRILPEDDD; from the coding sequence ATGGACGTCACCCGAAAGACGCTCGCGAAGATCCTCGTCGTGGTGTTCGTGGCCAACCTCGTCGTCATGGGCGCTGGCGCGCTCTACTCGTATCAGAACGCCCCACCCATTCCACAGGAGGTGGTCGGCCCGGACGGCCAAACGATCGCCACCGACGAGCGGATCCAGGCCGGCAAGGCCACGTTTCAGTCGAACGGCCTGATGAACCACGGGTCGATCCTCGGCAACGGAGCCTATTTCGGCGTGGACTTCACCGCCGATGCGCTCGATCTCAAGACCCAGTATATGCAGGAATACTACGCGAACGAGCGCCGCGGCCAGTCCTATCGCTCCCTGCCCGACGCCCAGCAGGCCGCGATCGACAGTCGAGTGACGAACGAACTCGACACGGACTACGACGGCGGCCCGGTCGAATACTCCGCCGCCGAACTGTTCGCCCACCGGCAGATCCGCGAGGAGTACGTCGACCGCTACGCGAACGGTGCGCGCGAGCGCGGCGTGCCCGCCGGGATGATCGAAAACCCGGAGGACGCACGGCGGTTCGCCGACTTCGCGCTCTGGACCGCGTGGGTCTCCCACACCGATCGTCCCGGTGCGGACTACTCCTACACGAACAACTGGCCGTACAACCCCGTCGCGGGCAACGTGCCTGCCGGCCCGACGGTGGTCTGGAGCGCCGTCGCGATGGTCCTGCTCATCGCGGGCGCTGGCATCGGCGTCTGGCTCTACCACTCGATCGAACTCGCCGAACCCGAGATCGGCGGCATCGAGATCCCCGATCCGCGCGAGGTCGATCTCCTGCCGAGCCAGCGCGCCGCGACACGGTACATTCCCATCGCCGCGTTGCTGTTCGTCGTACAGGTGCTCTTCGGCGCGCTGCTCGCCCACTACTACGTCGAACGCGACGGCTTCTTCGGGCTCGGCGACCTGCTCGGGATCGATATCCTCCAGTGGCTGCCCTTCGCCATCTCGAAAACGTATCACCTCGATCTCGCCATCCTCTGGGTCGCCACGCTCTGGATCGGTGCCGGCCTCTTCTTACCCGGCTTGCTCACTGGCCACGAACCCGACCACCAGCGCACGCTCGTCAACGTGCTGCTGGGCGCACTCGTGGTCGTGGTCGTCGGCGGGTTCGTGGGCGTCTGGCTCGGCTTCAAGGGCGTTATCGGCACCGACAACCCGCTCTGGTGGATCCTCGGCAACGAAGGGCTGGAGTACGTCGAGGTCGGGCGACTCTGGCAGTTCGGCTTGCTTCTCGGGTTCGTCCTCTGGACGATCCTGCTCTATCGCGGGTTCAAGCCCATTCTCGAACGCGAATCGCGCTACGGGCTCGCCCACATGATCATCTACGCCGGCGGTTCGATCGGCCTGCTGTTCGTCGCCGGCGTGCTCTACACCCCGCAGACGAACATGGTGATGACGGAGTTCTGGCGCTGGTGGGTCGTCCACATGTGGGTCGAGGGCTCCTTCGAGTTCTTCATCGTCGCCGTCATCGGCATCACGCTCGTCTCGATGGGGCTCCTGAAGAAGCGCTCGGCGGAGAAGGCTGTCATGCTCCAGGCGCTGTTCGTGATGGGCTCGGGCGTCATCGGTGCCTCACACCACTACTGGTGGGTCGGCCTCCCCGACGTCTGGATCCCGTTCGGCTCGATCTTCTCGACGCTCGAACTCATCCCACTGATCCTCATCCTCTTCGAGGCACTCGGGCAGTATCGCGCGCTCGCGACGAGCGACGACTCGTTCGCCTACCGGCTGCCCTTCATGTTCATCATCGCCTCTGGCGCGTGGAACTTCCTCGGCGCGGGCGTGCTGGGATTCTTCATCAACCTCCCGATGATCAACTACTACGAGCACGGCACCTACATGACGGTGGCCCACGCCCACGCGGCGATGTTCGGGGCCTTCGGCTTCCTCGCGCTCGGGATGGCGGTGTACATGCTCCGGCTCACCGTCGATCCCGACCGGTGGAACGAACGCCGGCTCCGGTGGGCGTTCTGGCTCTGGAACGCCGGTCTCGCCATCATGGTACTCATCTCGCTGCTGCCGATCGGCTTCCTCCAGCTCGAAACCGCGTTCACGCAGGGCTACGACGCCGCGCGCTCGCTGGCCTTCTACAACGGCGATCTCGTCCAACTGCTGTTCTGGGCACGGTTCCCCGGCGATACGCTGTTGATCCTCGGGACGGTCGTCTTCGCCTACGACGTGATCCGCAAGCGGTTCGTCCTGCGGGAGACGTCGACCCCCGACGAGACCCCCGGCGGAACGATCCCCGATCGGATTCTCCCCGAAGACGACGACTGA
- a CDS encoding beta-ketoacyl-ACP reductase, with protein sequence MDDRTCVVTGSSRGIGRGIAECFGKQGANVVVNYRRSESAANEVVDRIESGDGRAIAIQADVTDREEVTAMQEATQEAFGRADVVVNNAGINQDVLFSEMSHEQWDTVLDIHLDGAFHCTQAFYDDIAAADEGRLINISSIVGKGGNMGQANYATAKSGIFGFTKTLALELANEGSTANCVAPGFIATSMLDSVPERLQEDIREDTPLGRLGTVEEVAEVVGFLASEKSSFITGEVIDVNGGKDL encoded by the coding sequence ATGGATGATCGGACGTGTGTGGTGACCGGTTCGTCGCGGGGGATCGGCCGCGGGATCGCCGAATGTTTCGGCAAGCAGGGAGCGAACGTAGTGGTCAACTACCGGCGGTCGGAATCGGCCGCCAACGAGGTCGTCGATCGGATCGAATCGGGCGATGGTCGCGCGATCGCGATCCAGGCGGACGTCACCGATCGGGAGGAAGTGACGGCGATGCAGGAGGCGACCCAGGAGGCGTTCGGCAGGGCGGACGTGGTGGTCAACAACGCGGGGATCAACCAGGACGTCCTCTTTTCGGAGATGAGCCACGAGCAGTGGGATACCGTTCTGGATATCCACCTCGACGGGGCCTTTCACTGTACGCAGGCGTTCTACGACGACATCGCGGCAGCCGACGAGGGCCGCCTGATCAACATTTCGAGCATCGTGGGCAAGGGCGGCAACATGGGCCAGGCCAACTACGCGACGGCGAAAAGCGGGATCTTCGGGTTCACGAAGACGCTGGCGTTGGAGCTGGCGAACGAGGGCTCGACGGCCAACTGCGTCGCACCGGGATTCATCGCCACCAGCATGCTCGATAGCGTTCCTGAGCGGTTGCAAGAGGACATCAGGGAGGACACGCCGCTCGGACGGCTCGGTACGGTCGAGGAAGTCGCCGAGGTCGTTGGCTTTCTCGCGAGCGAGAAATCGTCGTTCATCACCGGCGAGGTGATCGACGTCAACGGCGGCAAGGACCTGTAA
- a CDS encoding DNA-directed RNA polymerase subunit epsilon codes for MPNGGTAPRPTSQSDREEIGRLSRRPGDSTVSRADLQRDETTRRWGLVTPSATRIGRPDSPDGDLSDNIRRLHEERHPAMEGYSRRAHRLEKLRLTHALCGSLGLTPWQRDRTIGTMVDLDLTAFGSQRAIPKVALVVIRHVVDREREHHLGLHDDEWIAEQPPDRLAELYDKFHSITDDEQFTALCEQHDLDVTNLNRLRRTLIDQLDEQDLHEAVYGRNPYRDPSLPELTIGSSA; via the coding sequence ATGCCCAACGGTGGAACCGCTCCACGGCCGACGTCCCAGTCCGATCGGGAAGAGATCGGTCGGTTGAGTCGCCGTCCCGGCGATAGTACCGTCTCACGTGCTGATCTCCAGCGCGACGAAACCACCCGCCGCTGGGGGCTGGTCACGCCCAGCGCGACACGCATTGGACGCCCGGACTCACCCGACGGCGATCTCAGCGACAACATCCGCCGCCTCCACGAAGAGCGTCACCCCGCGATGGAAGGCTACAGTCGGCGCGCTCACCGGCTCGAAAAGCTTCGTCTCACCCACGCACTCTGTGGGAGCCTCGGGCTGACGCCGTGGCAACGCGACCGCACCATCGGCACGATGGTCGATCTCGATCTCACCGCCTTCGGCAGCCAGCGCGCCATCCCGAAGGTCGCGCTCGTCGTGATCCGCCACGTGGTCGATCGCGAGCGCGAACACCATCTCGGCCTCCACGACGACGAGTGGATCGCCGAACAGCCACCGGACCGGCTCGCCGAACTCTACGACAAGTTCCACTCGATCACCGACGACGAGCAGTTCACCGCGCTCTGCGAGCAACACGACCTCGACGTGACGAATCTCAACCGCCTCCGTCGGACGCTGATCGACCAACTCGACGAGCAGGACCTCCACGAGGCGGTCTACGGACGCAATCCCTACCGCGATCCGAGTCTCCCGGAGCTGACCATCGGCTCCTCGGCCTGA
- a CDS encoding helix-turn-helix transcriptional regulator, translating into MYDLTGFQRDLLYVAASEDEPNGLELKDELEGYYETEIHHGRLYPNLDTLVEKGLLEKGELDKRTNYYRLTQRGHREIEARREWEDQYVAVDD; encoded by the coding sequence ATGTATGATCTGACTGGCTTCCAGCGCGACCTGCTGTACGTGGCTGCCAGCGAGGACGAACCGAACGGGCTCGAGCTCAAAGACGAACTCGAAGGCTATTACGAGACGGAGATCCATCACGGACGGCTCTACCCCAACCTCGATACGCTCGTCGAGAAGGGATTGCTCGAAAAGGGCGAGCTCGACAAACGAACGAACTACTATCGGCTGACCCAGCGTGGTCACCGGGAGATCGAGGCCCGCCGCGAGTGGGAAGACCAGTACGTGGCTGTTGACGACTGA
- a CDS encoding DUF7114 family protein, producing MKEASHVRSAAREAVRDIDPEPFNEVVTTALETGSMAPGVLVVLSARALDSSVAIETVAERAAGTQLIYEGLRLTRRLAAETPWEAGDGDDANVAVLAADALVARGFYLLARTEAAGSAVETVRNFGRDRTCDRDERRLEADVFRLAAVAGTTVVDGHPSASYREFVADLADEGATELPAAAELFDTTTRDALSRRASAPFESADAGMRTSATDS from the coding sequence ATGAAGGAAGCCTCCCACGTCCGGTCTGCAGCACGGGAGGCCGTCCGTGATATCGACCCCGAGCCGTTCAACGAGGTCGTCACGACCGCCCTCGAAACCGGCTCGATGGCACCCGGGGTGCTGGTCGTGCTCTCGGCCCGTGCGCTCGACTCCTCGGTCGCCATCGAAACCGTCGCCGAGCGTGCCGCCGGCACTCAACTCATCTACGAGGGACTCCGACTGACGCGCCGCCTCGCCGCCGAGACCCCTTGGGAAGCCGGTGACGGTGACGACGCCAACGTGGCGGTGCTCGCCGCCGACGCGCTCGTCGCCCGTGGCTTCTACCTGCTCGCACGCACGGAGGCCGCCGGGAGCGCCGTCGAAACGGTGCGTAATTTCGGCCGCGATCGGACCTGCGACCGTGACGAGCGCCGCCTCGAAGCCGACGTGTTCCGCCTCGCCGCCGTCGCCGGTACCACGGTCGTCGACGGCCATCCTTCGGCGTCCTACCGCGAGTTCGTCGCCGATCTCGCCGACGAAGGGGCGACCGAACTCCCCGCCGCCGCGGAGCTTTTCGACACCACGACGCGCGACGCGCTCTCTCGGCGGGCGAGCGCGCCGTTCGAGTCGGCCGACGCCGGTATGCGCACGTCGGCAACCGACTCGTGA